The Leptospira sp. WS39.C2 genome contains a region encoding:
- a CDS encoding class I SAM-dependent methyltransferase, with the protein MDKEYWPTNEEEKRRYLEHNNDILDIKYQNFLKPIVEKVLITQTPDDIGLDYGAGPGPVVEYLLSQSGYKINLYDPFFHPQKENLKRMYDYIILTEVVEHFHHPKEEFENLKSLLKENGRLYILTHPYDDSIIFEKWYYKNDQTHTFFYTKESFEWIKEEIGFKNLEIQDRIILFKK; encoded by the coding sequence ATGGATAAAGAATATTGGCCAACAAATGAAGAAGAGAAACGCAGGTATTTAGAACATAACAACGATATTTTGGATATAAAATACCAAAATTTTTTAAAACCCATTGTAGAAAAAGTTCTAATAACACAAACTCCAGATGATATTGGCCTGGATTATGGTGCGGGGCCAGGTCCAGTTGTAGAATACTTACTTTCACAATCTGGATATAAAATCAATTTGTATGATCCCTTTTTCCATCCACAGAAAGAAAACTTAAAACGAATGTATGACTACATTATCCTCACCGAAGTTGTAGAACATTTCCATCATCCAAAGGAAGAATTTGAAAATCTAAAATCATTATTAAAGGAAAACGGAAGGTTGTATATCTTGACACATCCTTATGACGATTCGATCATTTTTGAAAAATGGTATTATAAAAATGACCAAACCCATACATTTTTTTATACAAAAGAATCATTTGAATGGATTAAAGAGGAAATTGGGTTTAAAAATTTGGAGATTCAGGATCGAATTATTTTATTCAAAAAATAA
- a CDS encoding LamG domain-containing protein has translation MSGNARHGYSPGGVWPATSGPSYAVGHSNLTNGSASFNGTNQLFASDFVPLCHEDFAITFWIYSNLTSNNRILGYQAAPSFNPGITMTLNVSGNPEFLSFWIAGGGNIDGISVTSSSAVTANVWTHIAYVHNGSTRQGTIWVNGVITGNTSNFGSYEGCTTGISPNQWHNGTPLNIGYAYPSQFFVGMLDDIWFFKERQLNASDISTLMSLP, from the coding sequence ATGAGCGGAAACGCACGGCATGGTTATTCCCCTGGTGGGGTTTGGCCTGCGACTTCCGGTCCTTCTTATGCTGTCGGTCACTCTAACCTAACAAATGGTAGTGCGTCCTTTAATGGTACAAATCAATTGTTTGCCAGTGACTTTGTTCCCCTTTGTCATGAAGATTTTGCCATCACATTTTGGATTTATTCAAATCTAACTTCTAATAATAGAATTTTGGGATACCAAGCAGCACCAAGCTTCAATCCTGGAATCACAATGACTCTCAATGTTTCAGGGAATCCAGAGTTTCTTTCTTTTTGGATCGCTGGTGGTGGTAACATAGATGGTATATCGGTGACTTCCTCTTCAGCTGTCACTGCAAATGTTTGGACTCACATTGCCTATGTTCATAATGGATCCACTCGCCAAGGAACTATCTGGGTCAATGGTGTAATTACAGGTAATACTTCTAACTTTGGTTCTTATGAAGGGTGTACCACAGGTATTTCGCCAAACCAATGGCATAATGGAACACCACTTAATATCGGATATGCGTATCCATCTCAATTTTTTGTAGGAATGTTGGATGATATTTGGTTTTTTAAAGAACGCCAACTGAATGCCAGTGATATTTCCACTTTGATGAGCCTTCCTTAG
- a CDS encoding CarD family transcriptional regulator, producing MATKKLNEKTKEPKFKVGDYVVYPIHGVGEVTEVAKKLILGKKKDCYSLEIQGSKMKVSIPVDRAMDVGIRSIIDKKEIKKVLTLLKKDEVDTEEDWKVRYQNNMNKIKSGSIFEVADVCRNLYRRAYGKELSIMERKLYESAYNLVKMEIALSKGVPQEEAGNIVSDVLAASVQGLAPPPPPKELDDDLDLE from the coding sequence TTGGCTACAAAAAAACTAAACGAAAAAACTAAAGAGCCTAAATTCAAGGTAGGGGATTACGTTGTGTATCCCATCCATGGAGTAGGTGAAGTCACAGAAGTTGCTAAAAAGCTGATTCTGGGAAAGAAAAAAGACTGTTACAGTTTGGAAATTCAAGGTTCCAAAATGAAGGTCTCTATCCCTGTGGATCGCGCAATGGATGTGGGTATCCGGTCGATCATTGATAAAAAAGAGATCAAAAAAGTTCTCACTCTCCTAAAAAAGGATGAGGTCGACACGGAAGAGGACTGGAAAGTCCGTTACCAGAACAATATGAACAAGATCAAATCTGGTTCTATTTTCGAAGTGGCTGATGTTTGCCGTAATCTTTACAGACGTGCCTATGGCAAAGAACTCTCCATTATGGAGAGAAAGCTCTATGAGAGCGCCTATAATTTAGTAAAGATGGAAATTGCATTGAGTAAGGGTGTACCCCAAGAAGAAGCAGGAAACATTGTTTCCGATGTGCTGGCAGCTTCAGTGCAAGGATTGGCTCCACCACCACCTCCAAAAGAATTGGATGATGATCTAGATTTAGAATAA